GAGGGTTTAAAAGACCTTGTGACCCAAATTGAACTTTTACCACCGGAAGAAAAAACCGAGACCATTCCGATTCCTGGAAAAGATGGAAAACCCGTTTTTGTGGAAGTGGACATTCAAGTTCCGGAGAGAATAAAATTTTCGCTCCGGGAAGTGGATCAGGATTTTTTTAATCGCATAAAACCCATCATTGGAGAAACATACGATAAAAACCCACCCTATCAAAAATGGATCCGGGTTAAACCCCAGGAAAAAAGAGGGGAAATTAAGAACCATTTTCCGGTCTTTCTCCCGATGGTTGAACACAACCCCACTATTCTTTTTCACCTCAGGGACAATGTTTTTTTTCACGATGGACATCTATTTGATGCCGGGGATGTCAAATTTACCTATGAAGCCATTATGAACCCCAAGAATCTTTCTCCCCGAACATCCGATTTTGAACCCGTTAAAAAAGTCGAAATTCTGAATCCTTTAACCGTACAGGTGGTCTATAAACGCCTCTTTTCTCCTGCCATTAACGCTTGGACCATGGGCATTTTACCGGAACATTTGCTGAACGAAGACGCTTTACTGGGGGAAATCACCCAAAGAGGAATTTCTAAAACCGCTCAAGACACTTTTGGGTTGAGGGATAGCCACTTTAATCGAAAACCCATTGGAGTCGGGCCCTTTCGTTTTGTGGAATGGCAGAGCGATGAACTCATTCACTTGGCCCGCAATGATCATTATTGGGAAGGGACCCCCGAATATAAAGACTTTTATTATCGTGTCATTCCGGACTATCTCACACAGGAGGTTGAATTTCGGACTGGGGCAATCGATCGCTACAGCCCACTGCCCCACCAGGCCGCACGATACAAAAAAGATGAAGCATACCAATCCTTCTCCAGTTTGGGTTTTGGATTCAGTTATATTGGCTACAATAACCGAAAAGAAATTTTCTCCGACAAAAGGATTCGAAAAGCCCTTGGGATGGCCATCAACATCGAAGAAATTATTCAATATATTTTATATGGCGAAGGGGAACAGACCACTGGGCCTTTTCCGAAAAATACGATCTGGTATGATCATTCCATTAAACCCCTTCCTTATGACCCGGAAATGGCCATTCACATTTTTGAGGAATTAGGATGGAAGAAAAACAAAGAAGGATGGCTAGAAAAAGATGGTCAGGAGTTTGAATTCAACC
This genomic stretch from Nitrospiria bacterium harbors:
- a CDS encoding ABC transporter substrate-binding protein, which produces MNLKLLLILTPIVLILTLLQSYFWVPTYESQTTGNPERVLKFIEASIGDAKILNPTLNADTSSSRISGLVFEGLLDLDENLNLRGRLATEWEISETAYLVVNPEKFFPDKTPVTAKELESRIRKTIRQNRLEGLKDLVTQIELLPPEEKTETIPIPGKDGKPVFVEVDIQVPERIKFSLREVDQDFFNRIKPIIGETYDKNPPYQKWIRVKPQEKRGEIKNHFPVFLPMVEHNPTILFHLRDNVFFHDGHLFDAGDVKFTYEAIMNPKNLSPRTSDFEPVKKVEILNPLTVQVVYKRLFSPAINAWTMGILPEHLLNEDALLGEITQRGISKTAQDTFGLRDSHFNRKPIGVGPFRFVEWQSDELIHLARNDHYWEGTPEYKDFYYRVIPDYLTQEVEFRTGAIDRYSPLPHQAARYKKDEAYQSFSSLGFGFSYIGYNNRKEIFSDKRIRKALGMAINIEEIIQYILYGEGEQTTGPFPKNTIWYDHSIKPLPYDPEMAIHIFEELGWKKNKEGWLEKDGQEFEFNLITNNGNPIRKAIMTIAQNNWRKIGIKCNTQLFEWAVFLQDFINTGDFDAVILGWSMGVDPDLYQIWHSSQSGPNQLNFVGYNNPQADDLILRIRQEYNIETQKTLAHRLHQLIADDQPYSFLYAGLGTLVLDKKIVMVEKDGSYSKIKPTKSGDVFFYFNHWKKLELTPGI